In Pedobacter sp. W3I1, one DNA window encodes the following:
- a CDS encoding GNAT family N-acetyltransferase yields the protein MEISENGFIFSDKKELLDLEAIHHYLSVESYWAKGIPFDTVKRSIENSLCFGVYKGTEQVGFARWVTDKATFAWLCDVYIKESYRGLGLSKKMMSFMIFHPDLQGLRRYQLATLDAHGLYEQFGFSPIKNPESQMGIVIQNAYSKVSE from the coding sequence ATGGAAATCAGCGAAAACGGATTTATATTTTCTGACAAAAAGGAGCTTTTAGATCTCGAAGCCATACATCATTACTTAAGTGTAGAGTCTTATTGGGCAAAAGGAATTCCTTTTGATACCGTAAAACGTTCTATTGAAAACTCGCTTTGCTTTGGCGTTTACAAAGGAACAGAACAAGTGGGTTTTGCCCGTTGGGTAACCGATAAGGCCACCTTTGCATGGCTTTGTGATGTTTATATTAAAGAAAGTTATCGTGGTTTGGGCTTATCAAAAAAAATGATGTCTTTTATGATCTTCCACCCCGATTTACAAGGCTTGAGGCGTTATCAATTGGCTACTTTAGATGCACATGGCCTATATGAGCAATTTGGTTTTTCGCCAATTAAAAACCCCGAGAGCCAAATGGGCATCGTTATTCAAAACGCATATAGTAAGGTATCAGAATAG
- the kdsA gene encoding 3-deoxy-8-phosphooctulonate synthase: protein MLNYLDKLKNTDSGNFFLMAGPCAIEGEDTAMRIAEKIITITDKLQIPYIFKGSYRKANRSKGSSFTGIGDEKALRILERIGREFGVPTVTDIHESGEAAMAAAYVDVLQIPAFLCRQTDLLIAAAETGKVVNVKKGQFLSAGSMKFAVEKVKEAGNNKVILTDRGNTFGYQDLIVDYRGLPEMQSFGVPVVMDCTHSLQQPNQSSGVTGGKPELISTIAKAAIAVGADGLFIETHPDPANAKSDGANMLHLDLLEETLTKLIRIRQAIL, encoded by the coding sequence ATGCTTAACTATTTAGATAAATTAAAAAATACAGATTCAGGAAATTTCTTTTTAATGGCGGGTCCATGTGCCATTGAAGGCGAGGATACTGCCATGAGAATTGCCGAAAAAATTATCACAATTACCGATAAACTACAAATTCCATATATTTTTAAAGGTTCGTACCGGAAAGCAAACAGAAGCAAAGGAAGTTCTTTTACCGGCATTGGTGATGAAAAAGCGCTACGTATTTTAGAACGCATCGGCAGAGAATTTGGTGTACCAACGGTAACCGATATCCACGAAAGCGGAGAGGCTGCAATGGCCGCTGCTTATGTAGATGTGCTGCAAATCCCTGCATTTTTATGCCGCCAAACCGATTTGTTAATTGCTGCTGCAGAAACCGGGAAAGTAGTTAACGTTAAAAAAGGGCAATTCCTTTCTGCAGGTTCAATGAAATTTGCTGTAGAAAAAGTAAAAGAAGCTGGTAACAATAAAGTAATCCTTACTGATAGGGGCAATACATTCGGTTATCAGGATTTGATTGTTGATTATCGTGGATTACCTGAGATGCAAAGTTTCGGAGTACCCGTGGTGATGGATTGTACACATTCATTACAGCAACCCAATCAAAGTAGTGGTGTTACTGGTGGTAAGCCAGAACTGATCTCAACCATAGCCAAAGCGGCAATTGCAGTTGGTGCAGATGGCTTATTTATCGAAACCCATCCAGATCCTGCAAATGCAAAATCAGATGGTGCCAATATGTTACATTTAGACCTGTTAGAAGAAACATTAACAAAACTGATCCGGATAAGACAAGCGATATTATAA
- a CDS encoding xanthine dehydrogenase family protein subunit M, producing the protein MINFQYLRTTTAKSAIALLVKDKNAKFLAGGTNLIDLMKRGVTAPEKLIDINHVPLKQIELIGNKIHIGALASNSAVADHALIKEKLPLLSWALQAGASAQLRNVATVGGNMMQRTRCGYFYDTEMPCNKRQPGTGCGAMEGFNRMHAIFGTSEKCIAVHPSDMCVALIALDAEVILANAKGERKMSFKDFHRLAGDTPQLDNNLKVDEMIIRLEIPVNNLAKNYHYLKVRDRASYAFALVSVAAAFEISNNKIIDVRLAMGGVAHKPWRLTASENFLRGKEATLTNFEQAAQLAMKDAKGFGGNDFKLKLAPNTIIEALNLAKSKA; encoded by the coding sequence ATGATCAACTTTCAATATTTAAGAACAACCACGGCAAAATCAGCAATTGCCTTATTGGTAAAAGATAAAAATGCAAAATTCCTGGCAGGTGGTACCAACCTGATTGATCTGATGAAAAGAGGTGTTACTGCACCTGAAAAACTCATCGATATCAATCACGTTCCACTAAAACAGATTGAGCTGATCGGGAATAAAATCCATATTGGTGCCCTGGCTTCCAATTCTGCGGTTGCAGATCATGCATTAATCAAAGAGAAATTACCCCTACTTTCATGGGCTTTACAGGCAGGAGCATCAGCGCAACTTAGAAATGTAGCTACTGTTGGTGGTAACATGATGCAGCGTACACGTTGCGGCTATTTTTACGATACCGAAATGCCTTGTAATAAGCGTCAGCCTGGAACAGGGTGTGGAGCCATGGAAGGTTTTAACCGCATGCATGCTATTTTCGGAACTTCAGAGAAATGTATTGCGGTTCACCCCAGCGACATGTGTGTGGCTTTAATCGCGTTAGATGCTGAAGTGATATTGGCCAATGCCAAAGGAGAACGTAAAATGTCATTTAAAGATTTTCATCGCTTAGCAGGAGATACGCCGCAGTTAGACAATAACTTAAAGGTTGATGAGATGATTATCCGTTTGGAAATTCCGGTGAATAACCTGGCTAAAAATTACCATTATCTTAAAGTTAGAGATCGGGCTTCTTATGCTTTTGCACTTGTATCAGTTGCAGCAGCGTTTGAAATCAGCAATAATAAAATCATCGACGTTCGATTAGCAATGGGTGGAGTAGCACACAAACCCTGGCGTTTAACCGCATCTGAAAATTTTTTAAGAGGAAAAGAAGCCACCTTAACCAATTTTGAGCAGGCCGCACAATTGGCCATGAAGGATGCCAAAGGCTTTGGAGGAAATGACTTCAAACTAAAACTGGCCCCTAATACGATTATTGAAGCGTTGAATCTTGCAAAATCAAAAGCCTAG
- a CDS encoding S8 family peptidase → MNKSRIFRALLSVVLVSAVPTLANAQKANWQNLDLKSDSTFGISTEKAYKELLKGKKSVKVIVAVNDGGVEATHEDLKRIMWVNTKEIAGNGKDDDKNGYIDDINGWNFIGGPKESVNFETLELTRLVRRDQARFANTTDANVAEKDKKDFEVFKAERADLEKQLAEAKENLAGITGFKTALDAVVKKIGKENPNVEDFKNFKPSTEVEGRIQNVLSQQLEKGSFKDFYEDQIVEGLDYYTRQVNYNLNLDYDPRSIVGDDPNNIKEKFYGNNDVAGPDAMHGTHVAGIIAADRTNKLGILGVADNVAIMGVRCTPNGDERDKDVANAIRYAVDNGAKVINMSFGKAYSWDKAIVNEAMKYAASKDVLIVQAAGNENKNIDVENNFPNHKDLDEKTIASWITVGASGPKDNETLKASFSNFGKTQVDVFAPGVQIYSTVPGSKYKNLDGTSMASPVVAGLAGLIRSYYPKLTAAQVKEIIVKSVTKVNHNVEYAKGEEPGAEKISVPFSDLCISGGIVNTYNALKLAATYSGKAVAK, encoded by the coding sequence ATGAATAAGAGTAGAATTTTTAGAGCGCTTTTAAGTGTTGTGCTCGTAAGTGCAGTACCAACTTTGGCCAATGCGCAAAAAGCCAATTGGCAAAATCTTGATCTTAAAAGTGATAGTACATTCGGAATCAGTACCGAAAAAGCATATAAAGAACTTTTAAAAGGTAAAAAATCTGTTAAAGTTATTGTAGCTGTTAATGATGGTGGTGTAGAAGCTACACATGAGGACTTAAAACGGATAATGTGGGTAAACACCAAAGAGATAGCTGGGAACGGCAAGGATGATGATAAGAATGGTTATATCGACGATATAAACGGCTGGAACTTTATCGGCGGTCCTAAAGAATCTGTAAACTTTGAAACCTTAGAATTAACCCGTTTAGTTCGTCGCGACCAGGCACGTTTTGCCAATACCACGGATGCGAATGTAGCAGAAAAAGATAAAAAGGATTTTGAAGTTTTTAAAGCAGAAAGAGCCGACTTAGAAAAACAACTGGCAGAAGCTAAAGAAAATCTGGCAGGTATCACCGGTTTCAAAACAGCTTTAGATGCTGTAGTAAAAAAAATCGGTAAAGAAAACCCAAATGTAGAAGATTTTAAAAACTTTAAACCTTCTACAGAGGTTGAAGGCAGGATCCAGAATGTACTGAGCCAACAGTTAGAAAAAGGCAGCTTTAAAGATTTTTACGAAGATCAGATTGTAGAAGGCTTAGATTACTATACTCGCCAGGTCAATTACAACTTAAACCTTGATTATGATCCACGCTCAATAGTTGGTGATGATCCAAACAATATTAAGGAAAAGTTTTATGGCAATAATGATGTTGCGGGTCCGGATGCCATGCACGGCACACACGTAGCAGGTATTATTGCGGCTGATAGAACCAATAAACTTGGTATTTTAGGTGTAGCTGATAACGTTGCTATTATGGGTGTTCGTTGTACACCGAATGGTGATGAAAGAGATAAAGATGTTGCAAATGCGATCCGCTATGCGGTTGATAATGGTGCAAAAGTAATTAACATGAGTTTTGGCAAGGCTTATAGCTGGGATAAAGCCATTGTTAACGAAGCCATGAAATATGCAGCATCAAAAGATGTGCTGATCGTTCAGGCTGCAGGTAACGAAAACAAGAATATCGATGTAGAAAACAATTTCCCTAACCATAAAGATTTAGATGAGAAAACTATTGCATCGTGGATTACCGTTGGTGCTTCAGGTCCTAAAGATAATGAAACACTAAAAGCAAGTTTCTCTAACTTTGGCAAAACCCAGGTAGATGTTTTTGCTCCTGGTGTTCAGATTTATTCTACTGTACCGGGTTCTAAATACAAAAACTTAGACGGAACAAGTATGGCTTCCCCGGTTGTGGCTGGCTTAGCTGGTTTAATCCGCTCTTATTACCCAAAATTAACTGCTGCTCAGGTGAAAGAAATTATTGTTAAATCGGTAACGAAGGTTAACCATAACGTAGAGTATGCTAAAGGCGAAGAGCCGGGTGCAGAAAAAATTTCTGTTCCATTCTCTGATCTTTGTATCAGTGGAGGTATTGTAAATACTTATAATGCATTAAAATTAGCAGCAACTTACTCAGGTAAGGCTGTTGCTAAATAA
- a CDS encoding (2Fe-2S)-binding protein produces the protein MKSSDQKANQGDSRRDFLKKSSVITAIALTPGVAVKAAESNADERFAELFEKIPLKLTVNNKAYQTTVEPRVTLLDYLREELHLTGTKKGCDHGQCGACTVHVDGQRVNSCLSLAVMNEGKKITTIEGLANGDTLHPMQAAFIKHDGFQCGYCTPGQIMSAVACVREGHTNSRAEISEYMSGNICRCGAYPNIVDAIIEVKEGGETV, from the coding sequence ATGAAATCTTCCGATCAGAAAGCAAATCAGGGTGATAGCAGGCGCGATTTCCTTAAAAAAAGCTCTGTAATCACAGCCATTGCATTAACGCCCGGTGTTGCAGTTAAGGCTGCTGAAAGTAATGCAGATGAACGTTTTGCCGAACTTTTTGAGAAAATCCCCTTAAAACTTACGGTAAATAATAAAGCTTATCAAACAACAGTAGAGCCAAGAGTAACACTTTTAGATTATTTGCGCGAAGAATTGCACTTAACGGGCACTAAAAAAGGATGTGATCATGGCCAGTGCGGTGCCTGTACTGTTCATGTTGATGGACAAAGGGTAAATTCTTGCCTCAGTTTAGCAGTAATGAATGAAGGCAAGAAAATTACCACGATTGAAGGTTTGGCAAATGGCGATACTTTACATCCCATGCAGGCTGCATTTATCAAACATGATGGTTTTCAGTGCGGTTACTGTACACCTGGTCAGATTATGTCGGCCGTAGCCTGTGTGCGTGAAGGCCATACCAATTCAAGGGCTGAGATAAGCGAATATATGAGTGGAAATATATGTAGATGTGGCGCTTATCCTAATATAGTTGATGCCATTATTGAAGTAAAGGAAGGAGGTGAAACGGTATGA
- a CDS encoding DUF4142 domain-containing protein, which yields MKKIFLLSTAFAFALSFQACQTADKKSATTKDSVAGDTNMVNGNHVAGNESTESGVDEAGATFLRKAAVGGIMEVEAAKIAQTNAKSAEVKDFAAKMLTDHTKANTELKALAIKMKVITPDALPADEQIHLDEMKKMSGTAFDKHYMDMMVTDHEKTVALFKQGMQNRDQVIKGWAGKTLTVIESHDAMAKKIVANMK from the coding sequence ATGAAAAAGATATTTTTATTATCCACTGCTTTTGCCTTTGCGCTTTCCTTTCAGGCTTGTCAAACTGCAGATAAGAAATCGGCAACCACAAAAGATAGTGTTGCCGGCGATACCAACATGGTAAACGGCAACCATGTTGCGGGTAACGAAAGCACCGAATCAGGTGTTGATGAGGCTGGTGCAACTTTTTTAAGAAAAGCAGCTGTTGGAGGTATAATGGAGGTTGAAGCCGCTAAAATTGCCCAAACCAATGCAAAAAGTGCTGAGGTAAAAGATTTTGCAGCTAAAATGTTAACCGATCATACCAAAGCCAATACAGAATTAAAAGCTTTGGCCATAAAAATGAAGGTAATTACGCCTGATGCCTTGCCTGCAGATGAACAGATCCATTTGGATGAAATGAAAAAAATGAGCGGTACAGCTTTTGACAAACATTATATGGATATGATGGTTACCGATCATGAAAAAACAGTAGCCTTATTTAAACAGGGTATGCAAAACCGCGATCAGGTAATTAAAGGATGGGCAGGCAAAACTTTAACCGTAATCGAATCGCACGATGCAATGGCCAAAAAAATCGTTGCCAATATGAAATAA
- a CDS encoding xanthine dehydrogenase family protein molybdopterin-binding subunit: MEKRMLKDDNDRVDGILKVTGQAKYFAEYELPGLTYGVLVTSTITRGRITALDTKTAEKAPGVIAVISHLNKPSAAAYEQEGGPQMKIFYTDKIFYNGQPIAIVVANTFERATHAASLVKATYAKEEFNTDLEKALKDPKAKKLQGQADYKRGLENAYKTAEVKLEERYFLPIETHNPMELHGIIADWRPNNQLTVYAKTQGVKATQGTLANVFKIPMENIQVNSEFVGGGFGMALRTWPLEIATVMASKHIGKPVKVVITRMQMFTMVGNRPAAIQTIGLGANKDGKLTGITHRAYGETSTYENFTEGVVNMAKFMYQCDNVNTSYAIVPVDLGVPIWMRGPGEATGAFALESAIDEMAHALDMDPLDFRIKNDPETDQQKSKPFSSKNIKEAYKIGAEKIGWSNRKNKPGSLIEGPWQTGYGVSVGVFNANRGKATVKGILKADGSLLLQSATSDIGPGTGTGMTLIASKLMEIPVNKITFELGDSSLPPAPSQGGSATLSTVGSAVNDVCVALKSAIAELAANSNMDATANFADVLKKNNLPQIEITKESQGGKERESYSMYSFSIHFVQVKIHSLTGVVKVSKIVSVGDSGTIVSPKTARSQMLGGAVGGIGMALTEESIIDHRYGRYINNNFADYHVPVNADVPEIDVNFINKPDPYINPMGAKGMGEIALIGFSAAVANAVFNATGKRIRTLPITPDKILA; this comes from the coding sequence ATGGAAAAGAGAATGTTAAAAGACGATAATGATCGCGTAGATGGAATTTTAAAAGTTACCGGACAAGCTAAGTATTTTGCTGAATATGAATTACCTGGTTTAACCTATGGTGTTTTGGTAACCAGTACCATTACCAGGGGAAGAATTACCGCACTGGATACTAAAACCGCTGAAAAAGCTCCGGGGGTAATTGCTGTTATTTCGCACTTGAATAAGCCATCAGCGGCTGCTTACGAGCAGGAAGGCGGACCACAAATGAAGATTTTTTATACCGATAAGATTTTTTACAACGGGCAGCCTATTGCTATCGTGGTAGCCAATACTTTCGAAAGGGCAACTCATGCCGCCTCGTTAGTTAAAGCAACCTATGCCAAAGAAGAATTTAATACTGATCTTGAAAAAGCTTTAAAAGATCCTAAAGCCAAAAAGCTTCAGGGACAAGCTGATTATAAACGAGGTTTAGAAAATGCCTATAAAACAGCAGAAGTAAAGCTCGAAGAAAGATATTTCCTGCCGATTGAAACACATAACCCAATGGAACTGCATGGGATTATTGCCGATTGGCGACCAAATAATCAACTTACCGTTTACGCCAAAACACAGGGTGTAAAAGCAACCCAAGGTACTCTGGCAAATGTTTTTAAAATTCCGATGGAAAACATCCAGGTAAATTCGGAGTTTGTTGGCGGTGGTTTTGGGATGGCATTACGTACCTGGCCGCTGGAAATTGCAACGGTAATGGCTTCTAAACACATCGGTAAACCTGTAAAAGTGGTCATAACCAGAATGCAGATGTTTACCATGGTTGGCAATAGACCCGCAGCGATACAAACCATTGGTTTGGGCGCAAATAAAGATGGTAAATTAACGGGGATTACGCACAGGGCATATGGCGAAACTTCCACTTACGAGAACTTTACCGAAGGTGTAGTGAACATGGCGAAGTTTATGTACCAGTGTGACAACGTAAATACTTCCTATGCCATTGTACCAGTTGATCTGGGTGTACCAATATGGATGCGCGGACCAGGCGAGGCTACCGGAGCTTTTGCACTCGAAAGTGCAATTGACGAGATGGCACATGCTTTGGATATGGATCCATTGGATTTTAGAATCAAAAATGATCCTGAAACCGATCAGCAGAAAAGTAAACCATTTTCCAGCAAGAATATTAAAGAAGCCTATAAAATCGGGGCAGAGAAAATAGGATGGAGTAACAGGAAAAATAAACCAGGTAGTTTGATAGAAGGGCCGTGGCAAACAGGTTATGGAGTAAGTGTTGGGGTTTTTAACGCCAACAGAGGGAAGGCCACTGTGAAGGGTATTTTAAAGGCTGATGGATCACTACTTTTACAAAGTGCAACCAGTGATATTGGCCCCGGAACAGGGACTGGCATGACATTAATTGCCAGTAAATTAATGGAGATTCCCGTAAATAAAATTACGTTCGAATTGGGCGATTCTTCTTTACCACCAGCGCCAAGTCAGGGTGGTTCGGCTACATTATCTACGGTGGGTTCGGCTGTGAATGATGTTTGTGTAGCGTTAAAGTCTGCAATTGCGGAGTTAGCAGCAAATTCAAATATGGATGCTACGGCTAATTTTGCTGATGTTTTAAAAAAGAATAATCTTCCGCAAATAGAAATAACCAAAGAGAGCCAGGGCGGTAAGGAAAGAGAGAGTTACTCGATGTATTCGTTCTCCATCCATTTTGTGCAGGTTAAGATTCATTCGTTAACAGGGGTGGTAAAGGTGAGTAAAATTGTTTCTGTGGGCGATTCAGGCACCATTGTAAGTCCGAAAACGGCCCGAAGCCAGATGCTGGGCGGTGCAGTTGGTGGAATAGGGATGGCTTTAACAGAAGAATCTATAATCGATCACCGTTATGGAAGATACATCAATAATAACTTTGCCGACTACCATGTTCCGGTAAATGCCGATGTACCGGAGATCGATGTTAATTTCATTAATAAACCTGATCCCTATATTAATCCGATGGGGGCAAAAGGTATGGGTGAAATTGCCTTGATCGGTTTTTCTGCTGCAGTAGCCAATGCCGTTTTTAATGCCACGGGTAAAAGGATTAGAACGTTACCGATTACGCCAGATAAGATTTTGGCTTAG
- a CDS encoding YajQ family cyclic di-GMP-binding protein: MPSFDIVSKVDAQTLDNAINNAKKEILNRFDFNGSKSTIDLDKKTNVVTIVTEDDMRLKAIEDSIISRMMKQNLDPKSLDFGDEHQASGNMIRKEISIKEGLDKEAAKKVVAKIKASGLKVQPAIMDDQVRVTAKKIDDLQAVMNLCRNEDFGQPLQFINMRN; this comes from the coding sequence ATGCCTTCTTTTGATATTGTAAGTAAAGTTGATGCGCAAACATTAGACAACGCCATTAACAATGCTAAAAAAGAAATCCTTAACCGATTCGACTTTAACGGGTCGAAAAGTACGATCGATCTGGATAAAAAAACAAATGTAGTAACCATTGTTACTGAAGACGATATGCGCTTAAAAGCTATCGAAGATTCGATTATTTCGCGGATGATGAAACAGAATTTAGATCCGAAAAGTTTAGATTTTGGCGATGAGCATCAGGCTTCGGGCAACATGATCAGAAAAGAAATCAGCATTAAAGAGGGATTAGATAAGGAAGCAGCAAAAAAAGTGGTGGCGAAAATCAAAGCGAGTGGATTAAAAGTTCAGCCTGCTATTATGGATGACCAGGTTCGCGTAACCGCAAAAAAAATAGATGATCTGCAAGCTGTGATGAATCTTTGTAGGAATGAAGATTTTGGTCAGCCATTGCAGTTTATTAATATGCGGAACTAG
- the recQ gene encoding DNA helicase RecQ — protein sequence MDVKKSLFDNLQNFFGFDNFKGDQESIITNILEGNNTFVIMPTGGGKSICYQLPALMSEGTAIVISPLIALMKNQVDQLRAFGGNDSIAHFLNSSLNKSEITQVKSDLLSGQTKLLYVAPESLAKQDNIEFLNLIKISFVAVDEAHCISEWGHDFRPEYRKIKQVIAGLGNNIPIIALTATATPKVQQDIMKNLGMMEATLFKSSFNRPNLFYEIRPKRDITKEIIKYIKSNPGKSGIIYCLSRKKVEEVAEALNLNGISALPYHAGLDPKVRAETQDKFLMEDAEVIVATIAFGMGIDKPDVRFVIHHDVPKSMEGYYQETGRAGRDGGEGVCIAFYAQKDVDKLAKFMKDKPVSEREIGTQILKEVIDYAESGVCRRKQILHYFGENFNETGCNCMCDNCKKPKKQFDAESQLSTVLKFIEKSGEKFDDAHLLNVFLGLETAQTIAYEHSKLPEFGIGKEEGELMWKSIIRQAVLNNYLFKDIDNYGLLKLTKQGRDFIVNPYSLKFILNEPIENGADDDDDDVKQGTGALDTHLLSLLKEQRKKIAKQKSVPPFVVFQDPSLEEMCTHYPITMEELRQISGVGSGKAMKFGTPFIELIKKYVEDNDIERPIDLIIKTQANKSQMKVSIIQNIDRQIGLEDIADSKGITYEEILKEVESIVNSGTKLNLNYFIDEVIDDDRQDEVFDYFRAAESDSIDEALNELGETDYTREEIQLMRIKFMSELGN from the coding sequence ATGGACGTGAAAAAGTCGTTATTTGATAACCTACAAAATTTCTTCGGGTTTGATAATTTCAAGGGTGATCAGGAGTCGATCATTACAAATATTTTAGAAGGCAATAACACTTTTGTTATTATGCCAACAGGCGGAGGGAAGTCTATTTGCTATCAGTTACCCGCTTTAATGAGCGAAGGAACAGCAATCGTGATCTCTCCACTAATTGCATTGATGAAAAACCAGGTAGACCAATTAAGGGCTTTTGGTGGAAATGACAGTATTGCTCACTTTCTTAATTCATCCCTAAACAAATCTGAAATTACTCAAGTTAAATCTGACCTTTTAAGCGGTCAGACTAAATTATTGTATGTTGCGCCCGAATCTCTGGCGAAGCAAGACAATATTGAATTTTTAAATCTGATTAAAATCTCTTTCGTTGCTGTTGATGAAGCGCATTGTATCTCTGAATGGGGGCACGATTTCAGGCCGGAATACCGTAAGATTAAACAGGTTATTGCAGGATTGGGGAATAACATTCCCATTATTGCACTAACCGCAACTGCTACACCAAAAGTGCAACAGGATATTATGAAGAACCTCGGAATGATGGAGGCAACCTTATTCAAATCTTCATTTAACAGACCTAACCTCTTTTATGAGATCCGCCCTAAAAGAGACATTACCAAAGAGATTATTAAATACATCAAATCTAATCCAGGTAAATCAGGTATTATCTATTGCCTTAGCCGTAAAAAGGTAGAAGAGGTGGCCGAAGCTTTAAACCTAAATGGAATCAGTGCATTACCTTATCATGCTGGTTTAGATCCAAAGGTTAGGGCCGAAACGCAGGATAAGTTTTTGATGGAAGATGCTGAGGTGATCGTGGCAACCATTGCCTTTGGTATGGGGATCGATAAACCAGATGTTCGCTTTGTAATTCACCACGATGTGCCTAAAAGTATGGAGGGTTATTACCAGGAAACTGGTAGGGCCGGACGTGATGGTGGTGAAGGTGTATGCATTGCTTTCTACGCTCAAAAAGATGTAGATAAGCTGGCCAAGTTTATGAAAGATAAGCCAGTTTCTGAAAGAGAAATCGGTACACAGATCTTAAAAGAAGTGATCGATTATGCCGAATCTGGCGTTTGCCGTCGTAAGCAGATTCTTCATTATTTCGGCGAAAACTTTAACGAAACAGGCTGTAACTGCATGTGCGATAACTGCAAAAAGCCTAAAAAACAATTTGATGCCGAAAGTCAGTTATCTACCGTATTAAAGTTTATTGAGAAATCGGGAGAGAAATTCGACGATGCGCACTTGCTAAACGTTTTCTTAGGCTTAGAAACGGCGCAAACCATTGCATACGAGCATAGTAAGCTTCCTGAATTTGGAATTGGTAAAGAAGAAGGTGAGTTAATGTGGAAATCAATTATCCGCCAGGCTGTTTTAAACAATTACCTTTTTAAGGATATTGATAATTACGGCTTATTAAAGTTAACGAAGCAGGGAAGAGATTTTATTGTTAATCCATATAGCCTTAAATTCATTTTAAACGAACCAATAGAGAACGGTGCTGACGATGATGATGATGATGTAAAACAAGGCACAGGCGCTTTAGATACCCATCTTTTATCCTTGCTTAAAGAGCAACGCAAAAAAATTGCGAAACAAAAAAGTGTTCCACCATTTGTAGTTTTTCAAGATCCGTCCTTAGAGGAAATGTGTACACATTACCCGATTACGATGGAAGAGCTTCGTCAGATTTCTGGTGTAGGTTCGGGTAAAGCAATGAAATTCGGGACACCTTTTATCGAATTGATTAAAAAATATGTCGAGGATAACGATATCGAACGTCCAATTGACCTGATTATTAAAACGCAGGCCAATAAATCACAGATGAAGGTTTCGATCATTCAAAATATCGACAGACAGATTGGCTTGGAAGATATTGCCGATTCGAAAGGCATCACTTACGAGGAAATTCTGAAAGAAGTAGAATCGATTGTAAACTCTGGTACGAAACTGAACCTAAACTATTTCATTGATGAAGTGATTGATGATGATAGGCAGGATGAAGTTTTTGATTATTTCAGGGCGGCCGAAAGCGACTCTATAGATGAAGCGCTTAATGAATTGGGTGAAACCGATTATACCCGCGAAGAAATTCAACTGATGCGGATTAAATTCATGTCAGAACTAGGAAACTAG